TGACCGGCCGGCAAGCGCGATGGCGCTGGCGGGGAGCGGTGTCTTTGCGGCGGTGCCGACGCATCGGAGAGTCGCACGGCACTACGCCCATGCTCGGAAGATGTGAAGCGCCGCATCAGACCAAGTGAGGGGGAGCGAGCGTCAAGCCCGCTCCATCAGCTCGATTCGTCAAAAGCGCCGGATCGGCAGCGACCTGAGCGCCCGGGGCGCGCGCGCCATCGCATGGGCGTGCGCCCGGGGCGAAATAGCCCCGGCACAACCCCGGCTTCAATCGACCCGCGACGTTGAGGCGCCGAACGCGCCGGCGGCGGCATATCGCTCCCGCTCCCGCGCGTCCCAGCCCAACCATTCCGACAACACCTCGACCGTGTGCTCGCCGAGCCGAGGCGGCGCCTCGGAAGCAGGCGGCGGCGCGTCGTCGAAACGGACCGGTCTTGCAATGAAGCGCACGGCGCCGGCCGCCGCATGTTGCACCGTCTGCACCATGCCGCGCGCGACAAGCTGCTCGGCCTCGCACACTTCGCCGACGCTGCGGATCGCGCCACAGGGAATGCCGGCTCGGCGCAGCACGGCAAGCCATTCGCTGCGCGTCCGCGTTGCCATGACGGGCGCAAGCGCAGCGGCGAGCGCAGCCCGATTGGCGGCGCGCTTCGGCGCAGCGTCGAAACGCGTATCGCAGGCGAGATCCTCGCGGCCGATCACGCCGCAGAAGATGCTCCAGAACTTGTCGTTGGCAACGCCGAGATTGATCCAGCCATCGCTGGCCTGGAACGGCTCATAAGGGCTGATGGTCGGATGGACGTTGCCGCGCCGCTTCGGGCTTGCGCCGCTGGCGAAATACATTCCGGCATTGAAGGTCAGGAGCGAGGCCATCGCATCCAGCATCGAGACGTCGACGCGGCCGCCCTCGCCCGAGCGCGCGCGCCGCATCAAGGCGGCGAGCACGGCCTGCGACGCGTAAAGCCCGGTGACGAGATCGGCGATCGAGGTGCCGACCTTCATCGGCGGACCATCCGGATCGCCGGTGATGTCCATCACGCCGGACTCGCCCTGCAGGATCAGATCGTAGCCCGGACGGTCGGCGTCGGGACCGCTGCGGCCAAATCCCGAAATGCCGCACAGGATCAGCTTCGGATTGCGTGAACGCAGGGCGTCGAAGCCAAGCCCCCATTTCTCCAGCGTGCCCGGCCTGAAGTTCTCGATGACGACGTCGGCGACGCCGGCAAGCGCCAGGATCACGTCGCGACCGGCAGACGATTTGAGGTCGACCGCGCAGCTCCGCTTGTTGCGGTTGACGGAAAGGAAATAGGCGCTTTCGCCGCCGATGAACGGCGGGCCGTAGCGGCGGCTTTCATCGCCCTGCCGGGGGTCCTCGATCTTGACGACGTCGGCGCCGAGATCGCCGAGATGCATGGTCGCGAACGGCCCCGAGACGACGCGGCAGAGGTCCAGCACCTTGATGCCGGAAAGCGCCTCCGTCTCAGAGAAGCGCATCGGCGAGGTCTTTCATCGTCGGCACGAGAATATCCGGCTGGTGCGGCGTGATGCCGAACGGCCGGCTGCGGCGATCGATGAAGGCGGTGCGCATACCCGCCGACTTGGCGCCGATGCAGTCGAAGGCGTGGTTGGCGACGAACAGGATCTTGTCGAGCGGCAGGCCAAGAAGCTCGGCCGCCCTCGTGTAGGTCGCGACATGCGGCTTGAAGGAATTGGCTTCGGCAACCGAGATCACGCGGTCGAACGGGATCTTGTGATAGGCCTTCGCGGTCTCCAGCATGTCGGGATCGCCGTTCGAGAGCACGACGAGCTTGTATCTGGTCTGCAGCCGCGCCAGCGCCTCGGGCACCTCCGGAAACGGCCTCAGCTTCTCGATCGCACCGACGAGGCTGCGCACCTCCTCCATCGTGTAGTTGATGCCGGCGCGGTCCATGACGTGGGCGACCGCGCGGTGGCCGATCTCGCGATACGGCGTGTGCGCGCGATGCAGCAGCGCGTCGATCATCGAGTTCTCGAAATGGGTGCGGCGCCACCAGGTGACGAAGGCGTTGGGATCGCCCTTCCAGCCCTTTGCTTGAAGGAACGGCGTCGCGATCGCGGTCAAGCCGCCCTGCATGTCGACCACCGTGCCGTACTGGTCGAACATGCAGACTTTCACTTCCTTCCTGATCGTTTCAAGGCTCACGGGATATCTCTCCGGTTGGGCTGAACGGGATCATTTCTAGTGCGAACGGCTCCATCTGCTAAATGGATTTGTGATCTCTCATTATTTGTCTTATCAATGATGGCATGAACCTGCGCTCGATCGATCTCAATTTGCTGGTCGCGCTCGACGCCCTGTTGTCGGAGCGCCATGTCACCAAGGCTTCCGAGCGGGTGGGCTTGAGCCAGCCCGCGATGAGCAATGCGCTCGGCCGGCTGCGCGGCCTGTTCAAGGACGAGCTTCTGGTGCGCACCGCGACCGGCATGCAGCCGACGCCGCGCGCCACCGAACTGGTCGAGCCGCTGCGGCAATTGCTGCGCCAGGTCGAGCGCGTGCTGGAAAGCGATTCCGGCTTCGATCCCGCGACGTCGGAGCGCCTGTTCACGGTGCGGATGTCCGACATCCTCGCCTGCCTGATCCTGCCGCTGCTGCTGGCGCGGCGGCCGGCCGGCACGCGGATCGGCTACAACGTCCTGCACCTGCCGCCGACGCAGACCGTCGACGCGCTGGAGCGCGACGAGGTCGATCTCGCGGTCAGCATGGGGCTGGAGCATTCCAACGCGATCCGCGCGGAGAAGCTGTTGCAGGACCGCATGGTCTGCCTGATGCATGCAGGCCACCCGGCTGCCGAGGAAGCGCTGACGCTGCCGCGCTTCATCGCGCATGAGCACATGAAGGTCTCGATGAGCCCGACCGACGTCCGCTTCGTCGACGACGTGCTCGCGGGCCTCGGCCATCAGCGCAAGATCGTGCTCAACGTGCCGCACTGGCTGCTCGTGCCGCATGTGTTGAAGCGCACGGACCTGCTGGCTGTCATGCCGGGCCATCTCGCCACCGCCTTGATGGACGCGGACCTGCGGATGAAGGAGCTGCCGTTCCACTCCGCGCCGTTCCACTGGATGATGTACTGGCATCGCCGCCACGACCAGAGCAAGGCAAACCGCTGGCTGCGCGAGGAATTGCGCCGGGTCTGCGCCGAGCTTGCTCAGGCGCCGAGCCGCGCGGCCGATTCCTCACCGCGCACCACGGCGCCCGCCGGATCGCCGGCGGCGGTCTCCGCGACCTCTTCGAGCGCGCGGCCCTTGGTCTCGAAGCCGAAGCAGAGGAAGACCACCGCCTGAAACACCAGGACGCCGGCAAGCGTCATCAGCACGCCGAACAGTCCCTGCCACGCGAAGATCGCGACCACCGCGAACTGCACCAGCGCCGTGGTGATGCGGCCGGCGGTCGCGCAGATCGCCGTGCCCCGCAGCCGATATCGGGTCGGGAACAATTCCGGCACATGCATCGCAAAGCCGGTGGCGAGCATCACGTAGATCGCGCTCACCAGCAGGAAGCCGACCGCAACCAGCGCGGGCCCGTCAGGCATGAACGGATAGGCGACGCCCAGCGCGGCCGCCGCGAGCGAGGAGCCGACGATCGAGGCCTTGCGGCCGATCAGATCGGCGAGAACGAGACCGATCAGCGAGCCGACCGGGCCGCCCAGCGACATCAGGGTGGTGTAGCCGAGCGAGGACACCACGCTGTGCCCGCCCTTGATCAGGAAGGTCGGCAGCCAGCCGATGAAGCCGTACAGGCTGAAGCCGACCACGATATGAAGAAGACTTCCGAGCAGCGTGCGCGAAAGATAGGGCGGCGCGAACAGCCGCCACACCGAGCCGTCCTCGGCTTCCTTGCGGGTCTCCGGCGCAACTGCCGGCAAGGGGCCCTTGCGCGCGGCTTCCGCCTCGATGTCGGCGAGAATGGCTTCCGCCTCCGCAGCGCGGCCGTGCGCGGCGAGCCAGCGCGGCGATTCCGGCATCGACTTGCGTGCCAGCCAGACCACCATCGCGAGCACGCCGACGATGACGAACATCGCGCGCCAGCCGAATGCCGGAATCACCCACAGGCCGACCATCGAGGAAGCGAACAGCGAGAAATTGGTGATGACCGCGAGCAGCCCGATCCAGCGCCCGCGCGAGGCGGCCGGCACGAATTCGGTCAGGGTCGCATAGCCGACCACGATCTCGGCGCCCAGCCCAATGCCGATCACGAAGCGCGCGGCGATCAGAAAGCCCATCGAGGGGGCAAACGCCGCGGCGAGCGAGGCAAGGCCGAAGATCGCGAGGTTGACCTGGTAGGAGAAGCGACGGCCATAGCGGTCGCCGAGGATTCCGGAGAACCACGCGCCCAGTGTCATGCCGACGAAGGTCGCCGAGACAAAGGTCGCGTTCAATTCGAGCGTGGACCAGCCTTCCTTCAGCACCGCGCCGAGCACGCCGCCCGCAAGGTAGATATCGAAGGCGTCCAGAAACATGCCGGCGCCGATCAGCGCCAGCATGCGCCAATGGAAGCGGCCGATCGGCAGGCGGTCGAGACGCGCACCCGCGTTGACTGAAATGACCTCGTTTCGCGACGGCGTCTGCATCCATCCCTCCCCGGCCGAAACCGCCAAAGGCGGTCCGCTGCTGTTGCGGACAGCATGATGCGCGAAGCGCGGGCGTCTAATCGAAAGATGCAATCGCGCTATTCAACGCGGTGATAGTGCAGGCTTCGCGCATGTCCGGACACGAACGGCAACGCCGACCCGGCGGGAAGCTCGCGCCAGCCACAACTCTTGCTGCATCTTGCCGGGCTTCCGCCAATTTGTATTATCATTGGGTTGATAGGGAGAATGGGGGAAACACATGGCGCCTTTCGCACGGGCCTTCGCCATCGGCATCGCGGCTTTGGCAATCGCGGCGACATCAGCGGCCCCGGCGCGCTGCGCCGACGATCATGTACGGGTGACGCTGGTCGGCACCGGCGGCCCGGAGATCAATCCGACCCGGTTCGGCTATTCGACGCTGGTCGAGGCCGGCGGTGAGAAGCTGCTGTTCGACGCCGGGCGCGGCGTGGTGCAGCGGCTTTACGAGTCCCGCGTCAATCCGCGCGAGGTCACCAAGATCTTCCTCACCCACCTGCACAACGACCATATCGAGGGCCTGCCGACGCTGTGGATCACGCCGTGGTTCCTGCTCGCGCGCGACCAACCACTGGAAATCTGGGGCCCGCCGGGGACGCAGAAGATGGTCAAGGGCATGCGCGAGATGTTCAGCGACGTCGAGAAGCGCGGCGGCGTCAACGGCTTCAACAAGATCGAATACATGGACATCAAGGCCGAGGAGATCGGCGAGGGCACGGTCTATGACCGCAATGGCGTGAAGGTCACCGCCTTCAAGGTGTCGCATGGCGACGGCGATCCGGCCGTCGGCTACAGGATCGACTATGGCGGGCGCGTCGTCGTGCTGTCAGGCGATACCGTCTACAGCCCCAACGTCGTCGCCGCCGCAAAGGGCGCCGATCTGCTGGTGCATAACGTCGTCGGATTCAGCGACGCCTGGGTCGCCCGGCCCGGCGCGGAAAAGCAGCGCAACGCGGTTGCCTCCAAGCTTGCCTCGCCCGAGCAGGTGGCGCGCGCGTTCTCTGAAGCGACCCCTCGCCTCGCCGTGCTCTCGCATATCGTCAAGAAGGATCTTTCGGGCCGCGCCGGCGACGATTTCATCGTGCAGCAGATCCGCAAGAACGGCTACAACGGGCCGATGCTGATGGGCGAAGACCGAACTGTGATCGACATCGACGCCAAGGACATCAAGGTCCACCCGCCGCAGCCCACCGACAAGCTGCCCGATCTCGACAACCGCAACGTCAAGCTCGACGAGGCGCCGTAAGGACGCGCGGCGCATGCGGGGAACGCGCCAGGCGCCGGCGTCAGGCGCGCTCCCGGCCGGCCCGCAAGGCGCGATCCTGAACCAGCACCTTCTCGGCGTAGAGATTCTCGATCTCCGCATCCGACAGGCCGATCTCGCGCAGGATATCCTCGTTGTGCTGGCCGAGAAGATCGGCCTTGAGCTGGTCGCTCGGCTGCCATGCCGAGAATCGCACCGGGTTGCCGGGAATGGCAAATTGACCGATTTGCGGGTCGTCGACCCGACGCACCGTGCCGCGCTCGACGAGATGCGGCTGCGCCATCGCGTCGTTCAGCGTCAGAACCGGCGCGCAGGGAATCCGCTCCTGCTCCAGCGCGGCAATGGCCGCCTCCCGCGACGGGAAGCGTTGCAGCCACGCCTCGACGATCTCGGCGACAGCCTTGTTGTTGTCGCTGCGCGCCCGCGCCGACGCAAAGCGCGGATCGTTCTCGAGCTCCGGACGCCCGAGCGCGCGCACCATCTGCGGCCATTGATGCGCCAGCGCGCAGATCACGAGAAATTCGCCCCGGCCGCAGTCGAACACGCCGACCGGCCCGCCATTGGGATGCAGCGACCCTTCCCGCTTCGGCACGAAGGAATCGCCGCGCAGCGCGACCTTCGGCACGTTCGCCTCATGCATGTGGAAATAGGTGTCGAGCAGCGAGGCTTCGATGAACTGTCCCTCGCCGGTACGCTCGCGATGCAACAGCGCGAAGCCGACCGCCATGGCGGCCGCGACGCCGGTCGACGCGTCGCCGATCGCGACCGGAACCTGCGCCGGCTTGCCGTCCGGCTCTCCGATCACGCCGGTGATGCCGGCAAAGGCCTGCGCGATGTAGTCGAAGCCCGGCTTGTCGCTCAGCGGCCCGGTCTGTCCG
This genomic interval from Bradyrhizobium sp. NP1 contains the following:
- a CDS encoding CoA transferase translates to MNLPPKMLSGYRVLDITQFVAGPTCTRLLAEAGADVIKVELAPFGDRSRFQGLKPRDPAYKNTSQSTYFFQQNHSKRSLALDLKHEKSRAILRRLAAGCDVLVENFTPGVMKRAGLGYDELKAINPKLIMCSISFAGQTGPLSDKPGFDYIAQAFAGITGVIGEPDGKPAQVPVAIGDASTGVAAAMAVGFALLHRERTGEGQFIEASLLDTYFHMHEANVPKVALRGDSFVPKREGSLHPNGGPVGVFDCGRGEFLVICALAHQWPQMVRALGRPELENDPRFASARARSDNNKAVAEIVEAWLQRFPSREAAIAALEQERIPCAPVLTLNDAMAQPHLVERGTVRRVDDPQIGQFAIPGNPVRFSAWQPSDQLKADLLGQHNEDILREIGLSDAEIENLYAEKVLVQDRALRAGRERA
- a CDS encoding MFS transporter; its protein translation is MQTPSRNEVISVNAGARLDRLPIGRFHWRMLALIGAGMFLDAFDIYLAGGVLGAVLKEGWSTLELNATFVSATFVGMTLGAWFSGILGDRYGRRFSYQVNLAIFGLASLAAAFAPSMGFLIAARFVIGIGLGAEIVVGYATLTEFVPAASRGRWIGLLAVITNFSLFASSMVGLWVIPAFGWRAMFVIVGVLAMVVWLARKSMPESPRWLAAHGRAAEAEAILADIEAEAARKGPLPAVAPETRKEAEDGSVWRLFAPPYLSRTLLGSLLHIVVGFSLYGFIGWLPTFLIKGGHSVVSSLGYTTLMSLGGPVGSLIGLVLADLIGRKASIVGSSLAAAALGVAYPFMPDGPALVAVGFLLVSAIYVMLATGFAMHVPELFPTRYRLRGTAICATAGRITTALVQFAVVAIFAWQGLFGVLMTLAGVLVFQAVVFLCFGFETKGRALEEVAETAAGDPAGAVVRGEESAARLGA
- a CDS encoding haloacid dehalogenase type II, translating into MSLETIRKEVKVCMFDQYGTVVDMQGGLTAIATPFLQAKGWKGDPNAFVTWWRRTHFENSMIDALLHRAHTPYREIGHRAVAHVMDRAGINYTMEEVRSLVGAIEKLRPFPEVPEALARLQTRYKLVVLSNGDPDMLETAKAYHKIPFDRVISVAEANSFKPHVATYTRAAELLGLPLDKILFVANHAFDCIGAKSAGMRTAFIDRRSRPFGITPHQPDILVPTMKDLADALL
- a CDS encoding MBL fold metallo-hydrolase; translated protein: MAPFARAFAIGIAALAIAATSAAPARCADDHVRVTLVGTGGPEINPTRFGYSTLVEAGGEKLLFDAGRGVVQRLYESRVNPREVTKIFLTHLHNDHIEGLPTLWITPWFLLARDQPLEIWGPPGTQKMVKGMREMFSDVEKRGGVNGFNKIEYMDIKAEEIGEGTVYDRNGVKVTAFKVSHGDGDPAVGYRIDYGGRVVVLSGDTVYSPNVVAAAKGADLLVHNVVGFSDAWVARPGAEKQRNAVASKLASPEQVARAFSEATPRLAVLSHIVKKDLSGRAGDDFIVQQIRKNGYNGPMLMGEDRTVIDIDAKDIKVHPPQPTDKLPDLDNRNVKLDEAP
- a CDS encoding CoA transferase; translated protein: MRFSETEALSGIKVLDLCRVVSGPFATMHLGDLGADVVKIEDPRQGDESRRYGPPFIGGESAYFLSVNRNKRSCAVDLKSSAGRDVILALAGVADVVIENFRPGTLEKWGLGFDALRSRNPKLILCGISGFGRSGPDADRPGYDLILQGESGVMDITGDPDGPPMKVGTSIADLVTGLYASQAVLAALMRRARSGEGGRVDVSMLDAMASLLTFNAGMYFASGASPKRRGNVHPTISPYEPFQASDGWINLGVANDKFWSIFCGVIGREDLACDTRFDAAPKRAANRAALAAALAPVMATRTRSEWLAVLRRAGIPCGAIRSVGEVCEAEQLVARGMVQTVQHAAAGAVRFIARPVRFDDAPPPASEAPPRLGEHTVEVLSEWLGWDARERERYAAAGAFGASTSRVD